cAAAATCTCAATATTCCATGCTTGGCTGAATTACCCTTAagcccctagtagcccatatttatcaacatttcacacatttaaccacacagtttacaaatttcacaatttaatcatatttaagcattttcatcaaaaatcactttacaaaacatattaatctatcaacaattattcattttccatcatcaaaattcaaaaacattaagctaccatcaatggaaactcacaaattcatcaacaaattcagaaattagGGTACAGGCTAGTTAGTACTCAaggcaacgatcacaaaaacataaaaatcatcaaaaatcaaacaaaatcacataccaatttgAGCTCACAAATACTGAACCCTaagaagcttcaatggcttcttttctctctttaaAATTCGACTAAGTGATGAATAAACAAGATGATaccttgttttgtttttaatttattcattttattactaaattactttattaacctttactaaaccatttaaaatcatcataatatatgctcatttatgtccattcccactatcaatggtctattcacaacataaggacttcacatttactcaaccatagcaattaaacacatttaacatatagaatgccacttttgcattttacgcgatttagtctttttttctcaaattgagctattaaatgataaaattagcttaGGAAATTTTccaacatatataatcacatgctataaacaccaaaaataatattaaaaataattttataacctcagatttgtggtttcgaaaccactgttccgatttagctaaaaccgagctgttacaTTCCTAGCATatcattgaaaaattttcaagCAGACAATTTAGGTtccatttcattttaaaaatatatatatatttggagaaATACATCTTAAGGATTGGTTTGAATCGGATCTAACAAATCGAATCCACTAAATCAATGATGTTGGATTGGTACAAACTTTGAAGACTCATCTGGGACAATCCAATTTACATTAGTCTTTGTTACTATATTTTTTCTTGCTATTTTATCCATTGTTTGTATCTTGCTATTTTAGCCATTGTTTGATAGGGAATTGATTGTAATTGATCTCTActatgttagcaagtctcaaaAACTCTTATGTATTGAGAGACTTGTATATGTTTTGGAACTAAGCATTGATTGAACTTACTTGTTCAGCAAAGAACGTTTTTGAGAGAGTAAAATTTTTGTTGTTTGGTTTTGTTGTTTGAGATCTCAATAGGAGAACTTAGAGGTGAGAGATCTAGCCTTTAAATACACAAGTGAGGTTGCTATATCGGGGAGTGATAGCACTTGAATTACTTATTATATTGGGATTAAAGATTAAGGAAACTGAATTGTGTAAACAATTCCTCATCCcctaattttattatgttttacaaaATATTACATGAAGTGTCCACTTTTACTATCACttctttctatattttattttacttaactagctaacaataacaaaaatataatttcattaatataaGCTATGATGTTTGAAAGCATTCCACTATCTTAATCACACAATTGTCGAAAACGTTATTGCACTATTAATTTCTTCTAATGATGATCATCAAAATAACATTATAGAATTAAgccttatattttcttttttcatcttATTTTCCTTCTAATGTTTTTCATCTTCCTCTCATTCTTGCTAGATGGCAACAGCATGATTCTCTTCTGAGAATATAATATTGTATATATTGGAAGTTTTCAAatcataatgaaaataaaataaatatatatattgttaaggAGTTGAAGACTGAAAAAAGAAATAACTAGTGTATAATTGAAGCTAATTAAgaagaatattaaaatttataagatgCTTCAATTTGACAACTATTAACATTGCTGCGCCTGCACTTGCACTTAACAACTATTAACAAATATCGTGATAGTACGAATGGTTTCTGACAAGACGTGTTAGCTCCCCAAATGCAAGAGAATTTGGTACCGTGTAgctaatattaaatattaatgttcTTTTGGTATGGAAATCTTTGAACCATATACACTGTATTAAAGTTTCTAGAATGTATATGacatcacaatttcattaaaaattcatcatttaaaagCTTAAGTACTAAACTATACACGCATGAATTAAATGAGTAGAAAAGGTTGGAGAACACAGGACAAGAAAGGAGGAAAAATTGTAAATCTCTTAAGGGTTGGGTTAATAAGTAATCATCAAGGGCTGTTtccgaaaaaaaaattaaatgtaaaaataaccCGTCCCTTGAGTGAGATAAGGGCAGgctctaataataaaaataaaatttgactagCTATGGGAAACCACCAACTTTAATTTACACCAAGGGAATTTGGAATTCCACtgaatttgttaatattatttaacattgAAATGACCCAGGTGCACTACCCACTCAGTGCCCTAAACCTTTATGCTTTCTCTTCTAAAAGAATCTCTCTTAAAATGGTAAAAAGTTGTTTGCAACTGTAATTTTGGGAAAGTTCTATGAATTCATAAaccaattaataatttctaagTATCTTTTCTCATTTGCCTTAAATGAAAAAGTTGGAGTTTCCTTTATCAGGCATTGTTAACATTCATgcattattgtaaaaaaaagaaaagaaaagaaaatgatataCAAAATTTGAATCTCAATTACACATAACTTAAATATAAATGCTTTGTAAGTCGATTGTCACTAaaccaataaattttttttgcttatttttggaCCCACTTCGTTTATAATTCATTTTTGACCTTAGCAAAGCAGCcaatgaagaaccgattcgaGGGTCCCCTAGCTGAGAAATAGGCATGCAATTCTAAGCAATTCTAACTCGTATGATTGAATGGAATATGTACAAAGGTACTAATCTTTCTGATTCATTTGTCACCAAAGGAGTTTACAAGAGactaaagagagagagagaagaagatATATACTCCAATCCTTTATAGCCTAGTTTTATTTATAGCTTAGATCTAGAGAGCATACAGTGTTTCCATAGGAGTTCCATACGCTATATAAAGAGCTTCTGCTTGTTCTCGTCCTCCAGCAAGGAACTCCAATCGAGCATATAAGATATATATATCCCTTGATTCTCTGTCTTTAATTCAGAACTCCTCAAATGGCAAGGGAAGTAGAGCCTCTCATGGTTGGGAGAGTCATAGGAGATGTTATGGATTCTTTCATCCCAAGTATTAAAATGTCGGTCACTTTCAACAACAAGCAAGTCTTCAATGGGCATGAGTTTTATCCATCAACTGTTGTCACCAAACCTAGGGTAGAGGTTGTAGGAGGTGACATGAGAACTTTCTTCACTCtggtaattaaatttaaaaccctTCTTCTTATGATGTCATTTTTAACAAGTTGTGCTCCACCTAGGTCTTTCACTGTTTAAATCGAGCTGGTGTTTATGTTGCTTTGCAGGTCATGACGGACCCGGATGTTCCTGGACCTAGTGATCCTTACTTAAGGGAGCACCTTCACTGGTACAGCTCTCAATAATATGTGAACAGTAAAACTTATCAAAACCCTACACAATTTTGGTTTCATCACACACTCATACTACACTCACTGAATGATCTTGAAAAGCAAAGCTTTATGtattaattaatcatattaaaaatttaagataACAAAACCGTATACTTATAATGATGTCATGTCTTTATTATGAATCATCTGCAATAATCAAGTAGTCTGCATGCATTTGACTCGAGAGCTCTTACCAATGGGGAAAAAAAGAGCTACATACAGACAGCAAGATAAAATAATAGCCTGACAGTTTCTTTTGACATCTGACCGTTTTACAGGATTGTGACAGACATCCCTGGCACCACAGATGCCACATTCGGTAGGGTTTACTGTGTAATTAGATTTACTGTTGAACAATTTAAGAAGATACAAGAAACACTgatcttctcttctcttcttactttttattttctttttttttttatggtttctgggggtttgtttttttaaatcaaaCAGGAAGGGAAGTGGTGAGCTATGAAAACCCAAAGCCAAATATAGGGATCCACAGGTTTGTGTTCGTTCTTTTCAAGCAGAAACGTCGACAGATAATCAAGTCACCTTGTTCAAGGGATAACTTCAACACTCGACGTTTCGCTTCTGAGAACGATCTTGGCCTTCCTGTTGCTGCTGTGTATTTCAATGCTCAAAGAGAAACAGCTGCAAGAAGACGTTGATTAACCTGCACAAAAGTATATCTGTGATGGGGTGGTCTTGATCAACTAATATTTGTGTGGTTTTTCTATTCAGTAtaaagatatatatgtatataggcttgttctctattaaaaataaaactttgtgCAGAGATCCATCCTCCTCCAAACTCTGCCATTGGTTTGATTTCAATTAAGAATTGTTGAAGTTGAAGCTGAAATGTTTTTCAGTACTTAAATCTGAAAAAGTGCAACTTTTGAATTATTTATCTGTATGAATTATTACTATTCACTAGTGTAAACGAGGAGTAGTACTTATTTTTCAAACTGCGGAATCATTGGAATTACAACGTGGCACAAAATCACCCATGCAACTCACTATTTGACAAAGTACCATGAGAAAATAATAGGGATAAATCTTCAAACTGTATATCACCTTATTatagaaattatgattttgtataacttcatatatcaaaatttcatttcatttaattaataaaataattaataatatacaatcattttacatatcatatatacaaataattatatttatataatatataaataaatgaataaaatataaaaatagttataaaattattatctttattttattttgatcaccaaattattaatttttttaaattaatcacTAAATTTTTTGGAATCAATATTTGTATTACTCTCCCTTAGTCGTTGTAAAATGACTGATGAGAAGCTGGTATGAGCATTTTATTAGTCTAATTAAATAATCTTTAAATGTTTATACATTCTATCAATATGattctaaatataaaatatttaataaatttaactctcaaagtttataaaatttatcaatttagttctaattctatttttttctatcattttaacttatatttgatgagtaaataaaataacaaattttataaatattaaaggttaaatttattattactaaCCACGAGTTTACAGTAACCTTCAGAGCCTG
This window of the Gossypium hirsutum isolate 1008001.06 chromosome A09, Gossypium_hirsutum_v2.1, whole genome shotgun sequence genome carries:
- the LOC107895932 gene encoding protein SELF-PRUNING; amino-acid sequence: MAREVEPLMVGRVIGDVMDSFIPSIKMSVTFNNKQVFNGHEFYPSTVVTKPRVEVVGGDMRTFFTLVMTDPDVPGPSDPYLREHLHWIVTDIPGTTDATFGREVVSYENPKPNIGIHRFVFVLFKQKRRQIIKSPCSRDNFNTRRFASENDLGLPVAAVYFNAQRETAARRR